A window of Polyodon spathula isolate WHYD16114869_AA chromosome 22, ASM1765450v1, whole genome shotgun sequence contains these coding sequences:
- the LOC121297400 gene encoding 39S ribosomal protein L40, mitochondrial-like, whose protein sequence is MPGVLSQTLTLFSRQNSTLCSLAVLSLQARQTHWQTTILGLRTSLPMRAEPKKKKKVDPKREVALRDRLKKKLKKLERVPPELIPIEDFITPAKYLDETRVREPPRLSFEESERRALLMKAWSRYKQEQHEAEMKTIRDALEAQREALEELRLESEELYQAALKRDQRLFPYESQGPCYTPPIPGYQAPEGKFNDITKVHTQ, encoded by the exons atgcccgGCGTTCTGTCTCAGACCTTGACGTTATTCTCCAGACAGAACAGTACTCTGTG CTCTCTGGCTGTATTGAGCCTGCAGGCACGGCAGACTCACTGGCAAACAACTATTCTGGGGCTCAGGACGTCTCTGCCTATGAG AGCAGAGCCTAAGAAAAAGAAGAAGGTGGACCCCAAGAGGGAGGTGGCGTTGAGAGACCGTCTGAAGAAGAAGTTGAAGAAGCTGGAGAGGGTTCCTCCGGAGCTGATCCCCATCGAGGACTTCATAACCCCGGCTAAATACCTGGACGAAACGAG GGTGCGAGAGCCTCCCCGGCTGTCCTTTGAGGAGAGTGAACGCAGGGCGCTGCTGATGAAGGCGTGGTCTCGCTACAAGCAGGAGCAGCACGAGGCGGAGATGAAGACTATCCGTGACGCGCTGGAGGCTCAGAGGGAAGCGCTGGAGGAACTGCGACTGGAGTCAGAAGAGCTTTATCAAGCAGCCCTCAAACGAGACCAGAGGCTCTTTCCATACGAGAGCCAGGGCCCCTGCTACACCCCACCAATACCAGGCTA
- the LOC121297346 gene encoding protein HIRA-like yields the protein MKLLKPSWISHNGKPIFSVDIHPEGTKFATGGQGEDSGKVVIWNMAPVLREEDEKNETIPKMLCQMDNHLACVNCVRWSNNGLYLASGGDDKLIMVWKRAAYIGPSTVFGSSSKLANVEQWRCVTILRSHTGDVMDVAWSPHDAWLASCSVDNTIVIWNARKFPEIIATLRGHTGLVKGLTWDPVGKYVASQADDRNLKVWRTMDWQLETSITKPFDECGGTTHVLRLSWSPDGQYLVSAHAMNNSGPTAQIIERDGWKTNMDFVGHRKAVTVVKFNPKIFKKKQKNGSSPKPSCPYCCCAVGSKDRSVSVWLTCLKRPLVVIHELFDKSIMDISWTLNGLGILVCSMDGTVAYLDFSQDELGDPLNEDEKNSIHQKIYGKSLAITTEAQLPTTIIENPEMLKYQQQKQQAEQRSAASREAHTPKLTSVVNGESLEDIRKNLLKKQVETRTPDGRRRITPLCIAQLDTGDFSPALFNSVPILPGSSMSSQLTQQLTSSDSNTANSLSLKPCPEPTANAAPRPADDALHKEGVNATATTLSAVANSVAVKPNSLTSAAKIEPMKALDSRFTERSKATPGVAVSSLVSLTPLDRVKDANALKDPKPRITCLDSSSDSEEKMKAPSLALNKRKIEMEGGEVVEKRKKGRPRKDTKILPMSAAMLQTAPTTDKDPPRVVVPMAVLKLPTPAPQKAFTLQVSSDPSVFIEVENEVSTAAGSRLSRLKCNREGKVWETVLTSRVLTAAGSSDVIGVACEDRTLSVFSACGRRLLPAILLQAPMSTLHCSGCYVMALTACATLSVWDVQKQSVLVKNESLQIILSGTDTTVSQSLLTRHGIPVVSLANGKSYCFNSALGTWNLIADKQDSLVQCADYRNCFPSQEAMLSSGPLAIVQGHSLNAGRQASRLSATPHLLQQGMTLAYLENQMASALTLKSSPEYRHWLLIYARFLVNEGSQYRLRELCKDLLGPVHKSAASVWETTVLGLRKRDLLKEVLPVIGQNLQFQRLFTEYQDQLELLKNK from the exons ATGAAGCTGTTGAAGCCAAGTTGGATCAGTCACAATG GAAAGCCAATATTTTCTGTTGACATCCATCCGGAGGGAACAAAATTTGCAACAGGAGGACAAG GAGAGGATTCTGGGAAAGTTGTCATATGGAACATGGCCCCAGTCCTCCGAGAAGAGGATGAGAAGAACGAGACCATTCCCAAGATGCTTTGCCAGATGGACAACCATTTAG CTTGCGTGAACTGTGTGCGCTGGTCCAACAATGGGCTGTACCTGGCTTCAGGTGGGGACGACAAGCTGATAATGGTGTGGAAACGAGCAGC GTACATTGGCCCCAGCACTGTGTTCGGCTCCAGCAGTAAACTGGCCAACGTGGAGCAGTGGAGATGTGTAACCATACTGAGGAGTCACACTGGAG ATGTCATGGACGTTGCTTGGTCACCACATGATGCCTGGCTCGCCTCCTGTAGCGTTGACAATACCATCGTCATCTGGAACGCTCGCAAATTTCCAG AGATCATCGCTACCCTGCGGGGTCACACTGGCCTGGTGAAGGGGCTGACCTGGGACCCTGTGGGGAAGTACGTTGCCTCTCAGGCCGACGACCGCAACTTGAAGGTGTGGCGGACCATGGACTGGCAGCTGGAAACCAGCATAACCAAACCGTTCGACGAG TGTGGTGGAACCACTCACGTGCTGCGGCTCAGCTGGTCCCCTGACGGTCAGTATCTAGTCTCCGCTCACGCCATGAACAACTCCGGCCCCACAGCGCAGATCATTGAGAGGGACGGCTGGAAGACCAACATGGACTTTGTGGGCCATCGGAAAGCAGTGACTGTAGTG AAATTCAACCCTAAGATTTtcaagaagaagcagaagaacgGCAGCTCTCCCAAGCCCAGCTGCCCgtactgctgctgtgctgtgggCAGTAAGGACcgctctgtgtctgtgtgg ctcACTTGCCTGAAGCGCCCCCTTGTGGTTATCCATGAGTTATTTGACAAGTCGATCATGGATATCTCATG GACCCTCAATGGCCTGGGGATCCTGGTGTGCTCCATGGATGGGACTGTGGCATACCTGGATTTCTCTCAGGATGAGCTTGGGGATCCACTCAACGAGGACGAGAAG AACTCGATTCACCAAAAGATTTACGGGAAAAGCCTGGCGATCACCACAGAGGCTCAGCTGCCCACCACCATCATCGAGAACCCGGAGATGCTGAAGTaccagcagcagaagcagcaggctGAGCAGAGGAGCGCGGCCAGCAGGGAGGCGCACACGCCCAAGCTCACCAGCGTGGTGAACGGGGAGAGCCTGGAGGATATCAGGAAG AATTTGTTGAAAAAGCAGGTGGAAACAAGGACACCAGATGGCCGAAGACGGATCACCCCTCTATGCATTGCTCAGTTAGACACAGG GGACTTCTCCCCAGCCCTGTTTAACAGTGTCCCGATCCTTCCCGGCTCGTCCATGTCCTCCCAGCTGACCCAGCAGCTGACCTCCTCGGACTCCAACACGGCCAACTCCCTCAGCCTGAAGCCGTGTCCGGAGCCCACAGCCAACGCTGCCCCCAGGCCTGCAGACGATGCACTGCACAAAGAGGG CGTCAATGCTACAGCCACCACATTGTCAGCCGTTGCAAACTCCGTTGCAGTGAAACCAAACTCTCTGACCTCTGCTGCCAAGATTGAGCCAATGAAAGCACTTGATTCCAGGTTTACCGAAAGATCGAAAGCCACGCCTGGAGTAGCTGTATCCTCTCTTGTCAGCCTCACCCCCCTTGATAG aGTAAAAGATGCAAATGCTCTTAAGGACCCGAAACCCAGGATTACATGTCTGGACAGCAGCAGCGACAGCGAGGAGAAAATGAAGGCACCGTCTCTGGCCTTGAACAAGAGGAAGAtagagatggaggggggtgaggTGGTCGAGAAGAGAAAGAAGGGAAGACCGAGGAAAGATACCAAAATACTGCCGATGAGTGCAGCCATGCTGCAG actgCGCCCACAACAGACAAAGATCCCCCCAGAGTTGTTGTGCCGATGGCAGTGCTGAAGCTGCCAACGCCAGCCCCACAGAAAGCTTTCACTCTACAG gtCAGCTCGGATCCGTCGGTGTTCATTGAGGTGGAGAATGAGGTCTCCACTGCCGCGGGGTCCAGGCTGAGCAGGCTGAAGTGTAACCGCGAGGGTAAAGTGTGGGAGACGGTTCTCACCAGTCGGGTCCTGACTGCTGCTGGAAGCTC GGACGTGATCGGGGTGGCCTGTGAGGACAGGACGTTGTCAGTATTCTCTGCCTGTGGGCGCCGGCTGCTCCCAGCCATCCTGTTGCAGGCTCCAATGTCCACACTGCACTGTTCTGGCTGCTACGTGATGGCCCTCACTGCCTGTGCCACGCTGTCAGTCTG gGATGTGCAGAAGCAGTCGGTACTGGTCAAGAATGAATCGCTACAGATTATTTTGTCAG GAACAGATACCACAGTCTCCCAGTCCTTGTTGACCCGGCACGGAATCCCGGTTGTGAGCCTGGCCAATGGAAAGTCTTACTGTTTCAACTCCGCTCTCGGGACATG GAATCTGATAGCAGACAAACAGGACTCCCTGGTGCAGTGTGCGGATTACAGGAACTGCTTCCCTTCCCAGGAGGCCATGCTGTCCTCTGGACCCTTGGCCATCGTGCAGGGTCACAGTTTAAA TGCTGGGAGGCAAGCGTCCAGGCTGTCAGCCACACCACACCTCCTGCAGCAGGGAATGACACTGGCCTACCTAGAGAACCAGATGGCATCGGCACTTACATTGAAATCCAGTCCGGAGTACAGGCACTGGCTGCTCATCTACGCACGGTTCCTGGTAAATGAAG GATCGCAGTATCGCTTACGAGAGCTCTGTAAAGATTTGTTGGGTCCTGTACACAAGTCAGCGGCAAGCGTTTGGGAGACGACTGTGCTG GGACTGAGGAAGCGAGACCTTCTCAAAGAGGTGCTTCCAGTAATAGGCCAGAATCTGCAGTTCCAGAGGCTCTTCACAGAATACCAGGACCAGCTGGAGCTGCTGAAAAACAAGTAG